From Poecilia reticulata strain Guanapo unplaced genomic scaffold, Guppy_female_1.0+MT scaffold_304, whole genome shotgun sequence, the proteins below share one genomic window:
- the LOC103460836 gene encoding gamma-glutamylaminecyclotransferase C-like isoform X1, which yields MHRVFVYGSLKRGQPNYPYMTDSNNGKAEFLGTAVTXQKYPLVIATKYNLVFLLNLPGQGKRVHGEIYKVDEKMLKYLDWFEKVPTMYQRTAVELEVKXVDKMADREEKLSPGSIMEAFVYSTTTYEPDWPSLPTYDNYDCNGDHGLKFVLREDRK from the coding sequence ATGCATCGTGTCTTTGTTTACGGCTCCCTAAAGAGGGGCCAACCCAATTAYCCCTACATGACAGACAGCAATAATGGAAARGCCGAGTTCCTCGGTACGGCTGTCACYRTCCAGAAGTATCCACTGGTGATCGCTACCAAGTATAACCTTGTCTTTCTCCTTAACCTTCCTGGACAAGGCAAGAGAGTTCATGGGGAAATCTACAAAGTGGACGAAAAGATGCTGAAATACTTGGACTGGTTYGAGAAGGTTCCCACCATGTACCAGCGGACAGCAGTGGAGCTGGAAGTCAAGAYGGTAGACAAGATGGCGGACAGAGAGGAGAAGTTGTCGCCTGGAAGCATCATGGAGGCGTTTGTGTACAGTACCACCACCTACGAGCCGGACTGGCCATCACTGCCCACCTACGACAACTATGACTGCAACGGAGACCACGGACTAAAGTTTGTACTGAGGGAAGATCGGAAATAG
- the LOC103460836 gene encoding gamma-glutamylaminecyclotransferase C-like isoform X2, with protein MHRVFVYGSLKRGQPNYPYMTDSNNGKAEFLGKRVHGEIYKVDEKMLKYLDWFEKVPTMYQRTAVELEVKXVDKMADREEKLSPGSIMEAFVYSTTTYEPDWPSLPTYDNYDCNGDHGLKFVLREDRK; from the exons ATGCATCGTGTCTTTGTTTACGGCTCCCTAAAGAGGGGCCAACCCAATTAYCCCTACATGACAGACAGCAATAATGGAAARGCCGAGTTCCTCG GCAAGAGAGTTCATGGGGAAATCTACAAAGTGGACGAAAAGATGCTGAAATACTTGGACTGGTTYGAGAAGGTTCCCACCATGTACCAGCGGACAGCAGTGGAGCTGGAAGTCAAGAYGGTAGACAAGATGGCGGACAGAGAGGAGAAGTTGTCGCCTGGAAGCATCATGGAGGCGTTTGTGTACAGTACCACCACCTACGAGCCGGACTGGCCATCACTGCCCACCTACGACAACTATGACTGCAACGGAGACCACGGACTAAAGTTTGTACTGAGGGAAGATCGGAAATAG